The following nucleotide sequence is from Gymnodinialimonas sp. 202GB13-11.
TCGGCCTCTTCCACCTCTTCGCCTTTCAGCAGAACTTTGATCTTGTCGGCCATCTGCGCCACGACGGCGAGGTCGTGGGTGATGTAGATTGCTGCCGTATCAAATTGTTCCACGATGTCGCGGATCGCCGCCAAAACCTCGATCTGCGTGGTCACATCCAGCGCGGTTGTCGGCTCATCAAAGATAATCAGATCCGGGCGGCATGCCATTGCCATTGCTGTCATGGCGCGCTGTAGCTGCCCGCCAGAAACCTGGTGCGGGTAGCGGAAGCCGATCTCGTAAGGGTTGGGCAATTGCATCTTTCGATACAGATCCACCGCGTCGCTGTTTGCTTCGCCGCGCGACATCACCCCATGCTGCACGGGGCCTTCGGCATATTGATCGATCAGCTTATGCGCAGGGTTAAAGCTCGCCGCCGCCGATTGCGCCACATAGGCGATCCGCTTGCCGCGCAGGTCGCGGCGTTTGCCTTCGCTCGCTTTGCGCAGGTCGATCCCGTCAAAATCAATTGTTCCGCCAGAGATGCGGCAGCCGTCGCGCGCGAAGCCCATCGCGGCGAGACCAATGGTCGATTTGCCCGCGCCGGATTCACCGATCAACCCCAGAACCTCACCCTTGTGTAGGGTCAGGTCGACACCTTTGACGATCTCCAGCCATTCCTCATCAGCACGGCCTTCGATGCGCAGATCACGGATTGTCAGAAGCACTTCTTTGTCAGACATGTCGGTTACTCCTTCAATCCGCTGGCGCGGTGCAGCTGCCAATCGACCACGAAGTTCACGCTGACTGTCAGCAGCGCAATCGCGGCGGCGGGCAGAAGTGGCGTGACGTTGCCGAACGTGATCATGGTCGCGGTGTCTTTCACCATGGCGCCCCAGTCTGCCGTCGGTGGCTGGATGCCGAGGCCCAGGAATGACAAGGCCGAGATTGTGAGGAACACGAAGCAGAACCGCAGACCGAACTCAGCCACAAGCGGGGCCATGGCGTTCGGCAGGATCTCCCGTGTGATCAGCCGCCACAGGCCTTCGCCACGCAGCTTCGCTGCTTCCACGTAATCCATCACCACGATGTTCATCGCGACCGCACGTGCCAGTCGGAAGACGCGGGTGCTGTCGATAAGGGCGATCACGATGATCATGTTGATGATCGACGTGCCCACGATGGTCAGCAATAGAAGCGCGAAGATTAGTGCGGGGATTGCCATAAGGACATCCACCGTCCGGCTCAGAAGCTGATCCAGCCAACCACCGACAACCGCCGCCAAAAGGCCAAGGACGGAGCCGATGATGAATGCAAGGGCGGTTGTAACGAACGCGATACCCACCGTATTCCGCGCCGCGTAGATCATGCGAGACAGCATATCGCGGCCCAGATTGTCGGTACCCAGAAGGAACTCGGGGTTGTCACCTGCGAACAGGAATTCCGGTCCCACGACCTCCGTTTCCGAGAACGGCGCGATGAGCGGCGCGAAGAAAGCCACGAAGATGTAGCACAGGATCATGAACATGCCGAAGCTGGCCGTCAGAGGAGCCGTTTTGAGCTCCTTTGAAATGCCACGCGGCGTGACTGCAACGGCGGCGGTGCGAAAGACCCAGCCTGAGGCCATGGCGGCAACGATGGCGACGGCGAGCCAGAGAAGTCCGGTTAGAAAACCCATATCCAGCCCTCCCTCAGCGACGGTGCACGAGGCGGGGGTTGGACAAGGTCGCCAACACATCCGCGGTGAGGTTTAGCAGCACGTAAGCCGCAGCGAAGATCAGGGCGACGCCTTGCACCACCGGCATGTCCCGCGCGGCCACGCTATCGACCATCAACTGGCCGAGACCGGGATAAACGAACACGACCTCGACCACGACCACACCGGTGATCAGGTAGGCGAGGTTCAGCGCGATCACGTTGATAATGGGCGCAAGCGCGTTGGGCAGGGCGTGCTTCACGATGATCCGCATCGGCTTCATGCCCTTCAGGCGCGCCATCTCGATATAGGGGCTCGCCAATAGGTTGATGATTGCCGCGCGGGTCATGCGCATCATGTGTGCGGTGACTACCAGCGTCAGCGTCAGAGCGGGTAGGAACGCGCGGTAGAGGAAATCTCCGAATTCGGGCGTACCCCGGAAATTCGCCATCGACGGAAAGGCGCCGCCTGCGCCAGCCAGAAGGAAAATTAGGATGTAAGCCACGAAGAATTCGGGGAAACTGATGGACGACAGGGCCGAGGCGTTCACGAACCGGTCGAAGAACGAATTGCGGAACAGAGCAGCTAGGATGCCGAGGATCAGGGACAGCGGCACAGCGATGGCAGCGGCATAGAGGGCCAGCCGAAGTGTGTTGCCAAGCCTGCGTCCAATCAGGTCGGCTACAGATTGGCCGTTTGCAAGGCTTTCGCCGAAATCGCCCCGCAGGATATCCGTCAGCCAGCCCATATAGCGAATGTGCATCGGGTCGTTCAGACCCAGTTGCTCGCGCAGGGCGGCGACGGTCTCCGGCGTGGCCGATTGGCCAAGGATCTCTTGCGCGAAATCGCCGGGCAAAAGTTCTGTGCCGAGAAAGATGATAAGTGACACGACGAACAGCGTCACAAGGCCAAGGGCCAGACGCTGTGCGATCATCGTCAGAATATGTGACATGGGGTCCCCTTTGGTGGCGCTGTCCCCCGCGCCCATCGGGTGAAGAAAACCCCGGGCCACATGTGCGGCCCGGGGTGTCGAAGCTCAGATCAGGAGGCAAACCACCAGCGTTCGCCGATCCGGTGTCCGTCATTGCGCCAGTTCGACGCGATCTGCTCGGGATGCGCCAGACGATCGCTGTAGGCGCCCACATAAGCCGCGAACATCGGGATGATGATCCCGCCTTCGTCGGAGACGATCTGCTGCATCTCGAAATACTGCTCGCGACGGATGTCTTCGTCGAGCTCCGCGCGCGCCGAGACCAGCAGTTCGTTAAAGCGCTCGTTCGACCAGTAGGTCTCGTTCCACGGCACGCCTTCCGCGTAGGCGGTGGCGAACATCCAGTCTTCGGTCGGACGACCACCCCAGTATGTGCCTGCAAAAGGCTTCTGCATCCAGACGTTGGACCAGTAGCCATCGTTAGGTTCGCGCACCACGTTGAGGTTGATGCCACCGGCAGAGGCGGACTCGGCGTAGAGAACGCCAGCGTCAAGAGCGCCGGCAAAGGCCGCATCAGCCAAGTGGATGTCCACATCGAGGCTTTCCATGCCCGCTTCACGCAGATGGAACTGCACACGGTCGGGATCATATTCACGCTGCTCAAGCTCGGTGTTGAAGAAGCGCTGGCCCGGGCCGATCGGGTGGTCGTTGCCGAGGGAGCCGTAGCCGTTGAGGATCGTGTCAACCAACTGCTGCCGGTTGATGCCGTACTTCAGTGCAAGGCGCACGTTCACGTCGTCAAAGGGTGCGGCGCGCGTGTCCATCGGCAGGCCGTAGTGCTGCGTGCCAGTAACGGACAGAACCTCGATCCCCGGCGCACGTTCCAGCAGGTGCACGGTGTTGAGATCAGCGGTGTCGATATAGTCGACCTCGCCCGAGATCAGGGCGTTCTGACGGGCCGCATCGTCGAAGATCACGATCTGCTCGATCGCGTCGAAATAGGGCAGGCCCTCTTTCCAATAGCCTTCGTGGCGGACGTACCGCGCGCCAACGCCAAACTCGATTTCCTCGATCGCGAAGGGGCCGCAGCCATCCTGCGTATTCGGGTCGATCGTGCCGTCAGCCTGCGCGGGCAGAATGGGCAGGTGATAGTCGGAGAGAACGAACGGGAAGTCCGCATTGCCGGCCGAAAGGGTCACGACCACGTTCATCCCATCAGCTGTCATGTCGACGATGTCTGCCACGATGGGCGCAGCGGCAGAGGTGCTGTCTTCGCCACGGTGGTGGTTGATCGATGCAATCACGTCTTCCGCGGTCAGGATATGACCCGAATGGAATTCAACGCCCGAGCGGATCGTGAAGGTCCAGGTTGCGGCATCTGCCGAGGCTTCCCAGCTTTCAGCCAGTTCAGGCACGAGGGAGCCGTCAGCGGCGATTTCGGTCAGGTAGTTGTTACGCGTATGCGCCTGGAAGATCATGAAGTCCGCTTCCCACGAACCGGGATCAAGCGCATCCGTCGTTGAGCCGTGGGCCATGCCCACGCGAAGTGTGCCGCCTTGGACGGGCTGTGCGCGCAACGGTGTGCCCCATGGTGTCACCAGTGCAGCAGCACCGATTGCCGTGGCCCCTTTCAGCACGCCACGGCGGCTGGGACTGGCAAAATCTGTCAGTTGAGTCATTGTCGTCTCCCTGTTTCATTTTTCAGGCGATCCGCCATGTGGGCGCTCGCGTTATGGTTTCATTCTGACTGCAAATATTATGTATTCAACCCGTTTATGGGGTTTTGGCCGCAACTTCGCGCCCGGTTGGACTCATGCAGGCGGACCATTTGGGCCGATCCGAACCCCTTTTCGAAGGTGTTTGTAAGGGACTTCTGTCAGGAGGCAGCCAAGTGCGCCGGGGCTGGCGACCGGGATGGTGGCCCGTGCAATCGGGTCAAAATCGGCGCGAAAGTGCACGGTGCTTTTAACCGCAATGATCCGCGCCTTTTCGGGGGTCAGGCCGATATGGCGAAAGTAAGCGAGGTCGAGGCATTGATTGCGCACCGAACTGACAACAACCTTCACGTCCGCGCCGCCTTCGGTCAGATGAAGTAAAGCCGTCGGCCCGATTTGGGCGGTGCCGCCGCCGTACATCGCGCCCTCGTAGACGACCTCGCCGTCACTCAGGGCCGCGACAGTGCATGTAGTCTCAAACGGTTCATCACCGAATTGCCCAGACTTTCCGCCTAGGCCGAGGGTTAGTTCTGCCCCTACACCTGCCTTATGCGCTATAGTTGCCGCTTGCGGGTCGTGCAGCACGCCGTGCATCGCGTTTTGGGCGCGCTCCGAGACAAGGGCGCGTAACAGACCGGTGGTATCGGATGAGCCGCCGCCGCCGGGATTGTCCTGCACATCCGCCAAAACCACAGGTTTTCCCGTCGGTAGCGACATCGCGCGTTGCACCGCTTCTGCGGGTGAAGGGAGGGGTTGGTTGAACTCAGTCTCCGCGGCAATGACCTGCGCGAAGAGATCGTCTGCGATCCGGTCGGCATCGGTCTGACTTGGCGCGTATGCGATGACGGACGCTCCGGTCGAGGGACAATCGCCTCCGCTGAACCCAGTTGCGAACTCGGCCCATTGTCCGGTGGCGTCGTATGCGGCGACGGCCGCATAGAGTGGCCCGGCCGGTGTCGCGCCAGTGAACTGGGCGTGCATGGGGATGATATAAGGTATTTGACGGAACGCCTTGGCAGGGCCATGCCCCTGCAAAATTTGGGTGAGCGCCCGGTAAGCTCGCGCGCCAGCGTCGGCCATGTCGAGATGCGGATAGGTCCGGTACATCGTGATGGCAGAGGCATGTTCGACCAGCTCGGGTGAGACATTGGCGTGCAGATCGAGGCTGATGACGATGGGCAGATTGGGGCCGACCTGCGTGCGAATGCGGCGCAGAAGCTCGTCTTCGCCGTCGGGTATGCCTTCGGCAATCATCGCGCCGTGCAGGTCGAGGTAGAGGGCGTCGATATCTGCGGGGATGCTATCGAGGATTTCGGCGCAGATGTTATCGAAGGCGCGGTCGGTCACAGGGCCGGAGGGTTCCGCCGCACACCACAGGATCGGATGCAGATTGGCCTCGGCGGCGGCGACAAACCCGGCGATGGGCAGGTTCATACCGTGGGTTTGAGTGATGACTTCCTCGCCGCGCAGGAAGGGTGGCCAGCTATCGGCCATTTCGAACTCGGGCAGGTCGGCTGAGAGGTGGCTGAAGCTGTTGGTTTCGTGCTGAAACCCGGCGATGGCGATGCGCGGCTTAGACATGATCCCTCGGGATATGTTCGGACCAATTGCGTTCAAAGATCAGCTTGTCGTTCTCTTTTGCGGCCAGCCGTGCCTCGACTATCCAATGGGTGGCGGTGGCGCGCAGGCGGCCCGTGGCGATGACTTCGGTTGCGATGCCGTCACGGATACGCAGGGCAGAGGTCTCCTCATGGGCTTCAAGGCTGAGCGGATCGCCGCGCGTGATCGACCAGCGTGCTTTGTGCGTGTCCTCAAACGTGAGGCCGTGTTCAGGATGGGAGCGCACGCCCGTTGTGGACGACTGCACGATAGTCGTTTGGCCGGTGGTGCGGTTGAACTGCGTGGTCCGACTGTCTTCTGCCGGAGTTTGGCGCGGATAGTCAGGCCGTGGGTCGCCAGCGGGCGGTTCGGCTACGTCGCAATCGCGGTAGGGCGCGCTTGGCAGATGCAGGGCAGCTTGGGCGAGATCGATTTGGGCCGTCACATCGGTGGGTGGCGGCAAGATCAGCGGGAAATAGGCCGTCGAGAGCGCGAGCCGCAATTTATGGCCGGGCAGGAGGCGGTAAGCAGTTGCGTCGAGCGTCAGGGTGATGTCTTCGGATTGGCCCGGCGTCATCGGCTGAGGGTCTGCGCTGCCGTGGCGGTGCGACAGGTTCAACACGCCCATGGTGATCCGGTGCGCGCAGCCGTCTGGGTGCACGTCCACCAGCCTGGCAATCAGGTTGCCCTGCGGGGCGTCAAAGGCGATAGGCAGGCGAAGAACGGGTGTTCCGATGATGTCGAGTGGGTCCGAGAGCGCCTCCGTCTCAAAGCAGAGGCTCCGCCCATCATCGGCGCGCTGATCGGCGGGCAGGTCCGTATCGCCGCCTTGGGTGAAGAACGCGCCGCCGTCGACGCCCGTATCGAGGGGTGAGCGTAGCGTTGCGGTTTCGGTGGTCGTCTCTGGCCCTAGCATGCCGGGAGAAAGGCGGAGAACAGTTGCGGTTTCTTGCGTCTGATCAATCTCAATCCAGCGTCCGGGTTCTGCATCGCGGGGCGCATCGGGGCGCACACCCTCGGACAAGAACATGCGGTGCGCGGGCAAATCCGGCGCTTCATCGCCGCGCAGGTGTTGCCCGAACCAAGATGCGGCCTCAGCCACAAAGTCCATGCGAGGGCCGGGCACCGCGAAATGGGGATAGAGGTGCACCCAAGGGCCGGTCACGCTACGTGCCTTGTCGCCAAGCCCTTCGCGCGCTTTCCAAGGCGTGTTGCGGTAACCATCGGCCCAACCCGCGATCATCAGGGCAGGCACCTCGATGGCGCTGAAATCCTCACAGATTGAGCCGTGCTGCCAGTAGTCATCGCGGCGTTGATGAGCGATCCACTTGAACGCGAGCGAAGGCATGTTTTCTAGACGGTCCAGCCATTGCGCGCGCCAACCTGACCCAACCACAGCGGCATCCGGCGGCACTGCGGCACGCCCCAGCATTTGCGTGGCCCAGTAGAGATTGGTCCCCATCTGCGCGCCGCCCTTGGTGTGGATGTCGTCGGCGAAGCGATCCACGGTGGAGGCGATGGAGATCACGGCCTTCAGGGCAGGCGGCTGGCGCGCGGCGACTTGCAGGGCGTTGAACCCGCCCCAGCTGATCCCCATCATGCCGACATGGCCGTTGCACCATGGCTGCTGCGCGATCCAGGCGATCGTGGCCTCTGCATCGGAGAGTTCGGTTTCGGAGTATTCGTCGTCGAAATGCCCGTCGCTGTCG
It contains:
- a CDS encoding M81 family metallopeptidase; protein product: MSKPRIAIAGFQHETNSFSHLSADLPEFEMADSWPPFLRGEEVITQTHGMNLPIAGFVAAAEANLHPILWCAAEPSGPVTDRAFDNICAEILDSIPADIDALYLDLHGAMIAEGIPDGEDELLRRIRTQVGPNLPIVISLDLHANVSPELVEHASAITMYRTYPHLDMADAGARAYRALTQILQGHGPAKAFRQIPYIIPMHAQFTGATPAGPLYAAVAAYDATGQWAEFATGFSGGDCPSTGASVIAYAPSQTDADRIADDLFAQVIAAETEFNQPLPSPAEAVQRAMSLPTGKPVVLADVQDNPGGGGSSDTTGLLRALVSERAQNAMHGVLHDPQAATIAHKAGVGAELTLGLGGKSGQFGDEPFETTCTVAALSDGEVVYEGAMYGGGTAQIGPTALLHLTEGGADVKVVVSSVRNQCLDLAYFRHIGLTPEKARIIAVKSTVHFRADFDPIARATIPVASPGALGCLLTEVPYKHLRKGVRIGPNGPPA
- a CDS encoding ABC transporter substrate-binding protein, which produces MTQLTDFASPSRRGVLKGATAIGAAALVTPWGTPLRAQPVQGGTLRVGMAHGSTTDALDPGSWEADFMIFQAHTRNNYLTEIAADGSLVPELAESWEASADAATWTFTIRSGVEFHSGHILTAEDVIASINHHRGEDSTSAAAPIVADIVDMTADGMNVVVTLSAGNADFPFVLSDYHLPILPAQADGTIDPNTQDGCGPFAIEEIEFGVGARYVRHEGYWKEGLPYFDAIEQIVIFDDAARQNALISGEVDYIDTADLNTVHLLERAPGIEVLSVTGTQHYGLPMDTRAAPFDDVNVRLALKYGINRQQLVDTILNGYGSLGNDHPIGPGQRFFNTELEQREYDPDRVQFHLREAGMESLDVDIHLADAAFAGALDAGVLYAESASAGGINLNVVREPNDGYWSNVWMQKPFAGTYWGGRPTEDWMFATAYAEGVPWNETYWSNERFNELLVSARAELDEDIRREQYFEMQQIVSDEGGIIIPMFAAYVGAYSDRLAHPEQIASNWRNDGHRIGERWWFAS
- a CDS encoding CocE/NonD family hydrolase, with protein sequence MTHQDHPTVWIPLSDGTRLAARIWRPETNTPVPAILEFLPYRRRDVTAPRDEATYPALAAQGFAGVRVDLRGTGDSDGHFDDEYSETELSDAEATIAWIAQQPWCNGHVGMMGISWGGFNALQVAARQPPALKAVISIASTVDRFADDIHTKGGAQMGTNLYWATQMLGRAAVPPDAAVVGSGWRAQWLDRLENMPSLAFKWIAHQRRDDYWQHGSICEDFSAIEVPALMIAGWADGYRNTPWKAREGLGDKARSVTGPWVHLYPHFAVPGPRMDFVAEAASWFGQHLRGDEAPDLPAHRMFLSEGVRPDAPRDAEPGRWIEIDQTQETATVLRLSPGMLGPETTTETATLRSPLDTGVDGGAFFTQGGDTDLPADQRADDGRSLCFETEALSDPLDIIGTPVLRLPIAFDAPQGNLIARLVDVHPDGCAHRITMGVLNLSHRHGSADPQPMTPGQSEDITLTLDATAYRLLPGHKLRLALSTAYFPLILPPPTDVTAQIDLAQAALHLPSAPYRDCDVAEPPAGDPRPDYPRQTPAEDSRTTQFNRTTGQTTIVQSSTTGVRSHPEHGLTFEDTHKARWSITRGDPLSLEAHEETSALRIRDGIATEVIATGRLRATATHWIVEARLAAKENDKLIFERNWSEHIPRDHV
- a CDS encoding ABC transporter permease; protein product: MGFLTGLLWLAVAIVAAMASGWVFRTAAVAVTPRGISKELKTAPLTASFGMFMILCYIFVAFFAPLIAPFSETEVVGPEFLFAGDNPEFLLGTDNLGRDMLSRMIYAARNTVGIAFVTTALAFIIGSVLGLLAAVVGGWLDQLLSRTVDVLMAIPALIFALLLLTIVGTSIINMIIVIALIDSTRVFRLARAVAMNIVVMDYVEAAKLRGEGLWRLITREILPNAMAPLVAEFGLRFCFVFLTISALSFLGLGIQPPTADWGAMVKDTATMITFGNVTPLLPAAAIALLTVSVNFVVDWQLHRASGLKE
- a CDS encoding ABC transporter permease; its protein translation is MSHILTMIAQRLALGLVTLFVVSLIIFLGTELLPGDFAQEILGQSATPETVAALREQLGLNDPMHIRYMGWLTDILRGDFGESLANGQSVADLIGRRLGNTLRLALYAAAIAVPLSLILGILAALFRNSFFDRFVNASALSSISFPEFFVAYILIFLLAGAGGAFPSMANFRGTPEFGDFLYRAFLPALTLTLVVTAHMMRMTRAAIINLLASPYIEMARLKGMKPMRIIVKHALPNALAPIINVIALNLAYLITGVVVVEVVFVYPGLGQLMVDSVAARDMPVVQGVALIFAAAYVLLNLTADVLATLSNPRLVHRR